The Lacticaseibacillus rhamnosus DNA window AAGCTTTCACCGATGTTGATTTTGTGATGGCCCAGATTCGCGTTGGTAAATATGCGATGCGCTCACTTGATGAGAAGATTCCGTTAAAGCATGGTGTGGTCGGTCAAGAAACAACTGGTCCTGGCGGCATTGCGTATGGACTACGTTCGATTCCTGGGGTTATCGGACTGGTTGATTACATGGAAAAATATTCACCTAATGCTTGGATGCTTAATTATTCGAATCCAGCTGCAATCGTAGCTGAGGCAACTCGTCGGTTACGTCCTAATTCACGAATTATTAACATCTGTGATATGCCAATTGGTATTATGGATCGAATGGCGCAAATTGTTGGTCTTAAGGATCGTAACGATCTTGTATTCCGGTATTACGGGTTAAACCACTTTGGCTGGTGGACAGATGTTCGGGATAAGACTGGGAAAGATTTGATGCCAAAGCTTAAAGAATATGTTGCAAAAAAGGGTTATTGGTTGGGTGACGAGGACAAAGACACCGAGGCAAGTTGGGTATCTACTTTCAAAAAAGCAGCAGATGTGTATGCATTAGATCCAACAACACTACCGAATACGTATCTTAAATATTATCTATATCCGCAATACGTGGTTGAACATTCAAACCCCGACTACACGCGAACGGATGAAGTAGAAGCCTATCGTGAGAAAAATGTCTTTTCTGAGTGTGATCGAATTATTGGTGCAGGAACTGCTGCAGATACACATTTCAAATCCGACGATCATGCGACTTATATTGTTGATCTGTGTACAGCAATTGCCTACGATACCAAACAGCGAATGTTAGCTATTGTTCCTAATGACGGTGCCATTGAGAATATTGATCCTGAAGCGATGGTTGAGGTGCCTTGCTTGTTTGGGGCTAATGGCCCGGAACGTTTAGCAATGGGTAAGGCAGCTACTTTCCAAAAAGGCCTTATCACCGAACAAAACTGCGTTGAAAAACTCGTTGTTGATGCTTTTGAAGAGCAATCGTATACGAAGCTTTGGGAAGCAATGAGCCTTTGCAAGATTGTACCCGATGCAAGTGTTGCTAAGACGATCTTGGATGAAATGGTTATTGCAAACAAAGACTATTGGCCAGTATTGAAATAAGTTGACTGTGTCAAAATCCAAATAACGTAGAGAGGACGAGAATTAAGCGAATCTGTTAATTGCTCGCCCTTTTCTTTCGAAGAGAAAAGTAAGGGCTTACATTATAGAAAGCGAGATGAGCTTCAATGATGCAGAAACTTCAGCGATTCGGTGCCGCAATGTTCACACCGGTATTGCTTTTCACGTTCGCCGGGATCATGACTGCAATTTGTATTTTGATGACAAATGAGCAGATTTTTGGAAGTATGGCTGCCCCTGGAACGAATTGGTATGGTGTGTGGCAGACGCTGCAAGCCGGAGCCTTCACAGTCTTTAATATCATCCCATTATTGTTTGTTGTTGGTTTGCCCATTGGTTTGGCAAAGCAGTCTCCGGGACGAGCGGCAATGGAAGCGGTCGTTATCTATGCTTCTTGGAACTACATGATCAATGCTATTTTAACGAATTGGGGACCGGCGTTTGGATTCAAGAACTTTGCCAAAATGACAATCGTGGCCAATTCCACCAACCAAGGGCTTACGAACATTATCGGTATCAAAACACTTGATACGAGCATTGTCGGAGCATTAGTAGTGGCCGGTATTGTTGTCTGGCTGCACAACCGTTATTTTGACACAAAGTTGCCAGACTGGCTGGGTACTTTTCAAGGATCCTCTTACATTGTTATTTTAGGACTCTTTATTATGATTCCGTTGGCTGTTGCTACTTGCTTCTTATGGCCCAAAGTTCAGATGGGTATCTCTGCGCTGCAAGGATTTATGAAAGCATCAGGGGTGTTCGGTATCTGGGTCTATGCCTTCTTGGAACGGGTATTGATTCCGACTGGACTGCATCATTTCATTTATATTCCATTTGAATATGGACCTGCAGCTGTATCTGGCGGATTAAAAGCTTGGTGGTTTGCTAATCTGAATACTTTGGGTCAGTCAACTCGTCCAATCAAAGAGTTAGCGCCGTTAATGGGATTTGAAGGTTATGGATTTGAAAAAGTCTTCGGCATGCTTGGCATCGGATTAGGTTTGTATGCAACAGCGAAACCTTCAAAAAAGAAAGAGACAGCAGCACTATTAATACCGGCCGTCTTAACCGGAATGTTTGCAGGTATTACAGAACCTGTTGAATTCACCTTTCTCTTTGCGGCACCGCTATTATGGTTTGTGCATGCTTTTCTGGCAGCAACGATGGACGCCATAATGTTTGCGGTCGGCGTTGTTGGTGAGTTTAGCGGAGGCTTGATCGGCTGGGTTTCGGAGAACTGGATACCTCTTTGGAACCATCAATGGAAAACGTATCTCTTACAAATTGCAATCGGATTGGTATTCGTTGCCATCTATTATGTTGCCTTCAAGTACTTAATCCTGAAGTTCAATTTTGTGACGCCTGGTCGTGAACCGGAAGATCAAAGCGCGAAGCTTATGACCAAGAAAGAATACAAAGCGGCTAAGGAGGCAGAAAAATCTGCTCATTCAGTGGCTTCCGACCCGTATACACAAAGGGCAATTGCTTACCTGAGCGCACTTGGCGGACCGGATAATATCAAGGAAATGACCAGTTGTGCAACGCGACTTCGAGTGACGGTTAATGATGAAACCAAGGTGGCGCCAGATGCTGAATTTAAAGCTAATAAGGCCGTGAATGTGGTTCATCACGGCAAGGCCTTACAGGTTATTGTTGGCCTAGATGTGCCACAAGTTCTTGAAAAGATTCAAGGTCTTTTGACGGATCAGGATACTGTTCAACCGGCTGCACCATCAATCGCGGTTGATGATACGCCTGAGTCTCAGACCGCCGCGCTTCTTAGCGATTCACTGGGTACGCAGGAAAATGTGCAAAGCGTCAAAGATCAGGGTAGCACTTTAATTGTTCAAGTGAACGATCCTAATTTAGTCGATTCGGTTGATGTCTTTAAATCTCTGGGAATCGGGGTCAAAGACGTCCAAGTTACTGATAAGACTGTCACTATTACATTTTCAGAGATGGCCGATATTGCACGACAAATCATGGCGTAAACGGTTACATGATATAATCGGGTAAACCAGTTCATGAGAGAGGGCATTATTGTGCAACTAGAATCCCTGATTAATCAAAAATATACCAGTTTGAACCAAAGCGATAAGGAAATCCTGACCTTTATTGTGAAGAATCGTGAGTTTGTCCGCAACTCAAGCTTAAGCGAAGTTGCGGCAAAATCCTTGTTTTCTAAATCAGCGATTTTCCGTTGTTGCCAAAAAATCGGGCTCACCGGCTTTAGCCAACTTCGCTATGTGTTGGCTGAGGAGCAGGAAAGCGACCAAGATTCACTTAGCAACGTTGATTATTTGGCCCAAACAGTTAAGTCCATGTTATGGACGGTTAACCAATTTAAGAGCACGAATGTTGAGGGTATTTATGCCACGCTTGAAAATGCTGGCACGATCTATATTTATTCGACTGGATGGCAGCAGCAGATCATGGCCCAACAACTGCAACGCGATTTATACCTTATCGGCAAATTTGCGTTTCTGTTTCCAACTGGCCATGACGAGATGCAACTGTCAAGCACCAAGATCAAGCCAGGGGATGTTGTGATTGTGATTTCGTACAAGGGCATGAATGCAACGATTGTCCAGCTGGTAAATAACTTAAAATTAAACGGTGTTCAGATCGTGTCATTTACGTCATTTCGGCAAAATCGACTTGCTCAAGCGGCAAACTATAACTTGTACTATGACGTGATCAACAAGACGATCGGGGCCGACAAAAAAGTCGAGCGTTTCTTCGCAAATTTAACACTTCTTATCGATATTTTCAGCATGGGATTTGCCAATTATTTGGCAGCACAGGAAGAGAGGACGCGTGAGCATGGTGAATACAATCAGAGGGAAAGTAAGTAACTACTTTCAATCGTTGGCGCAGCTGTTGCACCTTAATCTTAAAAGGGTCTTCTATACTATTATTCTGATTCTCGCGCTCGTCCCGTTGGCTTATGTACTCTTTTTGATGCTGAATGCTGCCAAAGAAGGCCTGAGCATAACTGGTGTCATGAAAGAACGGCCTACGATTGCGATTCTGTCCATCGTTGCGGGTCTTGACGTCATGTGCGGTTATTCATTGTGGATGATACGTGAGCAGGTTCTGGCAGATCGCCGGCTTTATCAGATGATCTTGATCGGCGTCCTGATCACCCAATTGTTTGTAAGTAATCTGCTGGTCGCCGGAGCTGCTGTGGCTGGTCTTATGTTTAGCGGTCAGATTCAGAATACCGATGCGATCCTGCCGAAGAGTAAAGTGATTGTTCCCATGAGCTTACTGACGTTTGGATATGTTTTCTGCATGGCTATGATGGTAGCCGTCATGACACGATAACACTGAGCTTAATAAATGCGGGTAAAGACGAAAAAGGTGATGACAGTGCAGCCGAATTATAAAGATATTGCGGACAACTATATCCAAGCTTTGGGTGGTGCAGATAATATTGATTCTTTGGTTAATTGCGCTACCCGGATTCGGGTTATTGTTAAGGACCCAGATAAGACTGCTTCCAATCGTGTCTTTATGCACGTAGGGGCCGTAAATTTTAATCTTCACGGACACTTTGCCCAGATTATCATTGGTTTGGATGTCGCTCAGGTTTTAGAAGCAATGCGCAAACGGTTAAACCTGACCGATGAGGGTACGTTGGACGAGTATGGGTTGACGCCAAATGGCGAACGCGCTCGGATTCTTTACGAGTGTCTGGGGCTCCCTGAGAACATTCTAAGCGTCACGGTCATTGGTTCGGCGGTCGCTGTTCAAGTTGTTGATCCGGATTGGGTTGATCCTTACGACGTTATGTTGCAGTTAAACATTGGTATTAAGAGTTTAACCAAACACGGTCATCAGGTTCGTATCGAGATGGACCAAGCAACCGCAATTGCACGGGAACTTAATCGCTTGCTTCGGCAAAACAAAAGACAGATCCAGTGACGATTGCATCAAACACGCAAAAGCTTTTATGAAGAGTGCTAAAGAAGAAAACGACTTTAAGGAGAGGCGGGACTGAAGATGTTTGGTTTGTTTAAAAATAAGAAAAAGACTGGTGAAGAAGTTGTTGCTCCTGCAACCGGGGTGCTGATGCCGCTAGATGATGTCACCGATGACGTTTTCTCGCAAAAGATGATGGGCGATGGCTTTGCAGTTGATCCAGAAGATAATGAAGTCGTGGCGCCAGTGGCTGGTACCATCTCAACCGTCTTTCCAACTAAACATGCGATTGGCATTACGACACCAAGCGGACTAGATGTTCTTGTTCACATGGGTCTAGACACAGTTGAGTTGGAAGGAAAACCATTCGCTGTTAGCGTTAATTTGAATGATACGGTTACGGCAGGACAAATATTAGCGACGATTGATCGTGATGAGATTAAAGCCAGTGGTTACGACGATACGATCGTGGTTATCTACACGAACATGGACAAACTAAAGAACTTTCCAACCGTTGTGCAGAGCCATGTCGTTCAAGGACATCAAATTGGAGAATTAGTTTACAGTTAAATTCTACCGACCTTTTGATGAAGACTTCATCAAGGCGACTAACCATCAAACTTCTAGGCAATTTGGAGGATGAGACATGGCGGGCTTTATTTTCGATTTTAATGGTACGCTTTTCGCGGATGCGGATAAACAGGAGATTTCCTGGCGTCGTTTTGCACGCGACTATGCGAATAAGGAACTTTCTGACCAAGAGTTTGATGATCATGTTCATGGTCAGAACGCCGAACTGACGCTGAACTATTTGTTTGATCGTCAGCTTACGAGAACGGAAGTTAACGATTATAGTGAGCGTAAGGAAAAGATCTACCGGAATTTATGTCAGGCAGACACTGACCGGTTTCATTTGCTACAAGGAGCACCGGAATTTCTTGATGAGCTGCGCAGGGCAAACGTGCCAATGACGATTGCAACTGCTTCGGCGAAGAAGAATGTTGACTTCTTTTTTGAGGCGTTCGGTTTGTCAAGATGGTTTGATATGAAGCAGGTTATTTACGATGATGGCACAATGAAGAGTAAGCCTGACCCAGATCCCTTTCTCAGAGCGGCGTTAAAATTGGAGTTACGACCAGAACAAACTGTCATCTTTGAAGATTCACCGTCAGGATTCGGTGCAGCCAAAGCAGCTGGTGCTAAATGTATTGTCGGTGTTGTGACTAATCATAATCGCGCGGTGTTGGAAAAGGATTCGCGCTTAACGCTGGTGATTGATGATTATCTTGAAATACCGATGTCGAAGATAAAACAGCTTATAAATTAGGTGTCTTGCTTAGGTTTGTAAGCATTAGCTTCAAACAGCATGTCATTTGCACATTTGAAAGATTTCACTTACGAGAACAGGTTTTCCAAGCAAAAGTCCTTGCCACGGAAGATCTGTTTTTGTACGCTTGCACAGAAATCAATGCTAAAGTAAGGCTTAGGATCTCTATCATATAGCGTACAAGGGGGTAGGCAGGTGGAAATATACAAGATCCTTAACAACAACGTCATCGTTACGAAAGATGAACAAGGTTTTGAACAAGTTGCGATGGGAAAGGGTATCGGATTTAAGCGGAGTGCCGGCGAGACGCTGGATCCGTCATTGGTCGATAAGATCTTTTATCTGAAGAACAGCGATCTGCAGGAACATTTTTCGTCGCTGATCAATGAAGTACCTTATGCGATTCTAAGTGTTAGTGAGAAGTTTATTGACGAGGCAGCCAGTCAATTAAAACAAAAGCTGAACGCAAGCTTGCATGTGTCACTTGTTGATCATATCTATCATGCGCTGAAACGTTACGAAAAAGGGCAACTTATTTCAAACTCACTTATTTTTGAGATCGAAAATTTGTACCCTGAGGAATTTGAGCTGTCTGAGCACTTTTTACAGATGATCGCTGAACAAGAAGGCGTTCAGTTACCAGTTGATGAGGCCGGATTCATTGCAATGCATTTAATTAATGCTGAGATGAATGAAGAGATGGGAACGACGGTTTCCATCATGAAAGAAGTTTATGCGATTCTAAACATCATTAAGTACTCAATGGATGTCGAGTATGATGAAAGATCGTTAAGCTATTATCGTTTGTTGACGCACCTTAAGTTCTTCGTTCAACGTGTTATGAAGGGGAGCATGCTGGCGAGTGACGATGCAGAATTGTACATGTTGGTCAGCCGTAAATATCCGGATGCTTATCGTGTTGCCAACAAGATTACAAAGTATGTCGCCAACGCTTTTCACGTTGTGCTGCCTGCTGAGGAAGTGCTGTATCTCATGATTCATCTTAACCGTTTAAAGACACGTGAAACGGAACTTGATCGGGCGTAGCTACGTGCTATGAACTTGAGAACCGATTTTGTTTTAAAAAAGATGGTTGACTTTTGAAAATGTAACCGGTACCATTGAGGTAACTTAATAATACTGTATAAGATTAGTGGATTGTGACTGTTCGGCAGGCGAAACCTAAGCTTTTACGAGGATTCATATGCAGATACGTGTATGTTTCTTTGTTGAAGCTTAGGTTTTTCTTTTGCCCAAAAACTGGTTGAATTTACGAGTCAGCACAGCATTGGCGAGACTATACGAGGAGGCGTACTCATGGATAACCAGAAGTTAGCAAAGGAAATACTAGCCGGGGTGGGCGGTGAAAGTAATGTGAATTCGCTGGTACATTGTGCAACCCGGTTGCGATTCAAACTCAAGAATCGCGATATTGTCAATAAAGATCAAGTTGCCGATATTCCTGGCGTTGTGACCGTGATGGAAAGTGGCGGTCAATTTCAAGTTGTGATTGGCAATACAGTTTCAGATGTTTATCAAGCATTCAACGGCATTTCCCACTTAGTTGATGACGATCAATCAGCCGCACCAGCGGCTACAGATGAGAAAGAGACCATCTTTGGAAAATTTGTTGATTTGGTGTCTGGATTGTTCACACCGCTACTTGGGGTGATGGCTGGCGCAGGTATCTTAAAAGGCTTACTTTCAATTGCGCTCCAGCTTAAATGGGTAGTTGCCAATACGTCAACCTATACAATTCTTAATGCGATTGCTGATAGTCTGTTTTATTTTCTGCCAGTATTGCTGGCGATTACTGCGGCGCGTAAATTTAAAGCGAATACCTTTGTTGCTGTCACGATTGCAGGTACTTTGGTTTACCCATCAATTATCACATTAGCTAATCCGGGGGTTCATGCTGACCTGTTTGGCATCCCGCTTGTTATGGTGAAATACACCTCAACGGTTATTCCGATCATTTTAGCGGTTTATGTGGCTAACAAAATTGAAAAGTTTCTAAATGATCACTTGCATGAAAGTATCAAGAACTTCATCACGCCGATGGTTGTCTTAGTCACAGTTGTGCCATTGACCTTGATGGTGTTTGGACCATTCGGCGTTTATGTTGGGAATGCGCTTGCTGCTGTTTTGACCGCTATTTTTAACTTTAGTCCGATTATTGCCGGTGCGCTTATGGCCACTGCATGGCAGATCCTGGTCATCTTCGGGTTGCACTGGGGGATTGTGCCAGTCATGCTCAATAACTTAGCGACGCTTGGAAAGGATCCTTTGAAGCCCGGCGTTGCCATTTCAGTCTTTGCACAGGCCGGCGCAACGCTGGGGGTTATGCTGAAAACGAAGAACAAGCAATTTAAGGCATTATCCGCCTCAGCCGCGATTTCCGCCTTGTTTGGCATCACAGAACCAGCGATCTATGGGGTTACTTTACGTCTCAAGCGTCCCTTTATCATTGCGGTGTCTTCAGCTGCAATCGGTGGCGGGATTGCCGGTTTTGCTGGTAGTGCTGGCTATGCTGCTGGGCCTTCCAGCATTCTGATGATTCCCGCCTTTTATGGTAAAACCGGCGCTGGATTTGTCGGGTTCTTAATCGCGATGGTTGTCGCATTCTCTACCGCCGCCATTCTCACGTATTTGATTGGTTTCGAGGATGTACCAGTCAAGGCTGATTCATTGGCTGCAAACAAAGAGAAGCCTCAGGTTGGTGAACCGACAACGACGCATATTTTTAGCCCGTTAACAGGAACGATTGTGCCACTAGCGGAAATTAAAGACAAAGCATTTGCATCAGGCGCGCTAGGCAAAGGAGTGGCAATTTTACCAACAAAGGGTGAGGTACTATCACCGGTTGACGGTACCATTACCATGGCATTTGCGACAGGTCATGCTATTGGGTTAACGGCCAATGATGGTACAGAGATTCTCATTCATATCGGATTGGATACCGTGAAGTTAAATGGCCAATATTTTACTCTGAAAGTTGAACAAGACCAAAAGGTTAAAGTCGGCGATCCGCTTGTGACATTTGATTTGGATGCGATTAAAGCAGCAGGGTATGACATTACAACGCCAGTGATTATTACAAGCATGGCGCCACATGAGGACATGATTGAAAGTACGCAAACAGAGATTGAAACTGGAGAACGATTGGCAACCTTAATTTGAGCTAAGGTCTTGGATCGTACTTGTAGGACGAAATCACTGAAATTAAGTGCATAGGATCGGTATTACGATCGCCTATATTCTTATGCAAAAGTTTTGACTGATTGCTAATTGAGGAGGATATAATCAATGAACGTATTTCCAAAGGACTTTTTATGGGGCGGCGCACTAGCTGCCTGTCAAGCTGAAGGCGCTTATTTGCAGGAAGGTAGCGGCATGGCTGTTTCTGATATTTCTTTCTTTGACCCTAAGTTGGATCGTGAGGATTTATCGAAGCATCGACATGTGACCACCCAGAATATCGAAGTTGCGATGGCTGATCCTGGAACAACACGCTATCCTAAGCGACATGGCATTGATTTTTACCATCGTTATCGCGAGGATATTGCATTGTGTGCTGAAATGGGATTTAAGGTGTTTCGCTTTTCCATTAAGTGGAGTCGTGTCTTTCCAACTGGTGAAGAGGCGGAGCCGAATCCTGAAGCGTTGGCTTTTTATGATCGAGTTTTGACTGAAATCGAACATCATGGGATGACGCCGCTGGTCACGATTTCACACTTTGAGATGCCGTTGGCGTTAGTCAATCGGTATAATGGCTGGGCCGATCGCCGGGTTATTGATCTTTTTTATCGGTATGCGGACAGCTTGTTTGAACATTTCGGGCAACGGGTGCCTTATTGGATCTCATTCAACGAGATTAATGCAGGTCGTTTTTCAACTTTTAAATCGACAGGTGTCGTTGAAGATAAGAGCGACAACTACTTGCAAGCCTGCTATCAGGCGGTTCACCATCAATTTGTTGCAGCCGCGAAAATTACCAAACGGTTGCATGAAGTGAATCCTAAAGCTCAAATGGGATGTATGATTGCCCGCTTTACAACGTATGCGGCCACCAGCAAGCCCGAAGATGTTTTGCAAATGATGCATGATGATCAATATGATAACTTCTTTTATACAGATGTCATGGTAAGAGGTGCTTATCCTGGTTATATGGGGCGGTTTTTCCGGGAGCATCATGTTGAAATTGTTTGGGGCGATGAAGACGAGACGCTGCTAAAACAATATCCGGCTGACTATTTAGCCTTCAGTTATTATGTGTCGAATGTTTCAAGCGCCGCACCAGATGATCTTGATGTGACCGATTCTAATCTAAAACA harbors:
- a CDS encoding 6-phospho-alpha-glucosidase, which produces MDDRKFSVLIAGGGSTYTPGIVLTLLDHIEKFPLRKLKFYDIDGHRQQRVADACKILVKERAPEVEFLATTDPKEAFTDVDFVMAQIRVGKYAMRSLDEKIPLKHGVVGQETTGPGGIAYGLRSIPGVIGLVDYMEKYSPNAWMLNYSNPAAIVAEATRRLRPNSRIINICDMPIGIMDRMAQIVGLKDRNDLVFRYYGLNHFGWWTDVRDKTGKDLMPKLKEYVAKKGYWLGDEDKDTEASWVSTFKKAADVYALDPTTLPNTYLKYYLYPQYVVEHSNPDYTRTDEVEAYREKNVFSECDRIIGAGTAADTHFKSDDHATYIVDLCTAIAYDTKQRMLAIVPNDGAIENIDPEAMVEVPCLFGANGPERLAMGKAATFQKGLITEQNCVEKLVVDAFEEQSYTKLWEAMSLCKIVPDASVAKTILDEMVIANKDYWPVLK
- a CDS encoding alpha-glucoside-specific PTS transporter subunit IIBC, with translation MMQKLQRFGAAMFTPVLLFTFAGIMTAICILMTNEQIFGSMAAPGTNWYGVWQTLQAGAFTVFNIIPLLFVVGLPIGLAKQSPGRAAMEAVVIYASWNYMINAILTNWGPAFGFKNFAKMTIVANSTNQGLTNIIGIKTLDTSIVGALVVAGIVVWLHNRYFDTKLPDWLGTFQGSSYIVILGLFIMIPLAVATCFLWPKVQMGISALQGFMKASGVFGIWVYAFLERVLIPTGLHHFIYIPFEYGPAAVSGGLKAWWFANLNTLGQSTRPIKELAPLMGFEGYGFEKVFGMLGIGLGLYATAKPSKKKETAALLIPAVLTGMFAGITEPVEFTFLFAAPLLWFVHAFLAATMDAIMFAVGVVGEFSGGLIGWVSENWIPLWNHQWKTYLLQIAIGLVFVAIYYVAFKYLILKFNFVTPGREPEDQSAKLMTKKEYKAAKEAEKSAHSVASDPYTQRAIAYLSALGGPDNIKEMTSCATRLRVTVNDETKVAPDAEFKANKAVNVVHHGKALQVIVGLDVPQVLEKIQGLLTDQDTVQPAAPSIAVDDTPESQTAALLSDSLGTQENVQSVKDQGSTLIVQVNDPNLVDSVDVFKSLGIGVKDVQVTDKTVTITFSEMADIARQIMA
- a CDS encoding MurR/RpiR family transcriptional regulator; translation: MQLESLINQKYTSLNQSDKEILTFIVKNREFVRNSSLSEVAAKSLFSKSAIFRCCQKIGLTGFSQLRYVLAEEQESDQDSLSNVDYLAQTVKSMLWTVNQFKSTNVEGIYATLENAGTIYIYSTGWQQQIMAQQLQRDLYLIGKFAFLFPTGHDEMQLSSTKIKPGDVVIVISYKGMNATIVQLVNNLKLNGVQIVSFTSFRQNRLAQAANYNLYYDVINKTIGADKKVERFFANLTLLIDIFSMGFANYLAAQEERTREHGEYNQRESK
- a CDS encoding PTS transporter subunit EIIB, which codes for MRVKTKKVMTVQPNYKDIADNYIQALGGADNIDSLVNCATRIRVIVKDPDKTASNRVFMHVGAVNFNLHGHFAQIIIGLDVAQVLEAMRKRLNLTDEGTLDEYGLTPNGERARILYECLGLPENILSVTVIGSAVAVQVVDPDWVDPYDVMLQLNIGIKSLTKHGHQVRIEMDQATAIARELNRLLRQNKRQIQ
- a CDS encoding PTS sugar transporter subunit IIA, translating into MFGLFKNKKKTGEEVVAPATGVLMPLDDVTDDVFSQKMMGDGFAVDPEDNEVVAPVAGTISTVFPTKHAIGITTPSGLDVLVHMGLDTVELEGKPFAVSVNLNDTVTAGQILATIDRDEIKASGYDDTIVVIYTNMDKLKNFPTVVQSHVVQGHQIGELVYS
- a CDS encoding HAD family hydrolase, translating into MAGFIFDFNGTLFADADKQEISWRRFARDYANKELSDQEFDDHVHGQNAELTLNYLFDRQLTRTEVNDYSERKEKIYRNLCQADTDRFHLLQGAPEFLDELRRANVPMTIATASAKKNVDFFFEAFGLSRWFDMKQVIYDDGTMKSKPDPDPFLRAALKLELRPEQTVIFEDSPSGFGAAKAAGAKCIVGVVTNHNRAVLEKDSRLTLVIDDYLEIPMSKIKQLIN
- the licT gene encoding BglG family transcription antiterminator LicT — translated: MEIYKILNNNVIVTKDEQGFEQVAMGKGIGFKRSAGETLDPSLVDKIFYLKNSDLQEHFSSLINEVPYAILSVSEKFIDEAASQLKQKLNASLHVSLVDHIYHALKRYEKGQLISNSLIFEIENLYPEEFELSEHFLQMIAEQEGVQLPVDEAGFIAMHLINAEMNEEMGTTVSIMKEVYAILNIIKYSMDVEYDERSLSYYRLLTHLKFFVQRVMKGSMLASDDAELYMLVSRKYPDAYRVANKITKYVANAFHVVLPAEEVLYLMIHLNRLKTRETELDRA
- a CDS encoding beta-glucoside-specific PTS transporter subunit IIABC, translated to MDNQKLAKEILAGVGGESNVNSLVHCATRLRFKLKNRDIVNKDQVADIPGVVTVMESGGQFQVVIGNTVSDVYQAFNGISHLVDDDQSAAPAATDEKETIFGKFVDLVSGLFTPLLGVMAGAGILKGLLSIALQLKWVVANTSTYTILNAIADSLFYFLPVLLAITAARKFKANTFVAVTIAGTLVYPSIITLANPGVHADLFGIPLVMVKYTSTVIPIILAVYVANKIEKFLNDHLHESIKNFITPMVVLVTVVPLTLMVFGPFGVYVGNALAAVLTAIFNFSPIIAGALMATAWQILVIFGLHWGIVPVMLNNLATLGKDPLKPGVAISVFAQAGATLGVMLKTKNKQFKALSASAAISALFGITEPAIYGVTLRLKRPFIIAVSSAAIGGGIAGFAGSAGYAAGPSSILMIPAFYGKTGAGFVGFLIAMVVAFSTAAILTYLIGFEDVPVKADSLAANKEKPQVGEPTTTHIFSPLTGTIVPLAEIKDKAFASGALGKGVAILPTKGEVLSPVDGTITMAFATGHAIGLTANDGTEILIHIGLDTVKLNGQYFTLKVEQDQKVKVGDPLVTFDLDAIKAAGYDITTPVIITSMAPHEDMIESTQTEIETGERLATLI
- a CDS encoding glycoside hydrolase family 1 protein, which codes for MNVFPKDFLWGGALAACQAEGAYLQEGSGMAVSDISFFDPKLDREDLSKHRHVTTQNIEVAMADPGTTRYPKRHGIDFYHRYREDIALCAEMGFKVFRFSIKWSRVFPTGEEAEPNPEALAFYDRVLTEIEHHGMTPLVTISHFEMPLALVNRYNGWADRRVIDLFYRYADSLFEHFGQRVPYWISFNEINAGRFSTFKSTGVVEDKSDNYLQACYQAVHHQFVAAAKITKRLHEVNPKAQMGCMIARFTTYAATSKPEDVLQMMHDDQYDNFFYTDVMVRGAYPGYMGRFFREHHVEIVWGDEDETLLKQYPADYLAFSYYVSNVSSAAPDDLDVTDSNLKQTLKNPYLESSAWGWQIDPKGLRYTLNNLYDRYQIPLFIVENGLGAEDSVSEDGQIIDTYRIDYLQRHIEQMKEAIIDGVDLIGYTTWSSLDVVSSGTSEMSKRYGFIYVDLDDEGQGTLKRIRKASFYWYRQVIASNGEDLAFREAAALKR